Proteins found in one Amycolatopsis umgeniensis genomic segment:
- a CDS encoding TIGR03667 family PPOX class F420-dependent oxidoreductase encodes MSYQPDPRLAERAKEKVAWLTTISPKGRPSPRPVWFVLDGDDVILFSRPDTAKIRHIEANSEVSLHFNSDEYGGSVLVLGGKAEILPDGLASEQPGFLGKYEKHYPAIDYDVPKFDREYNVRIRIRPERTWGF; translated from the coding sequence ATGAGCTACCAACCCGACCCGAGACTCGCCGAGCGGGCGAAGGAGAAAGTCGCCTGGCTGACCACCATCAGCCCGAAGGGCAGACCTTCGCCCCGCCCGGTGTGGTTCGTGCTCGACGGTGACGACGTCATCCTCTTCAGCAGGCCGGACACGGCGAAGATCCGGCACATCGAAGCCAACTCCGAAGTCAGCCTCCATTTCAACAGCGACGAGTACGGCGGTTCGGTCCTGGTACTCGGTGGCAAGGCCGAGATCCTGCCGGACGGTCTCGCGTCGGAGCAGCCGGGCTTCCTCGGCAAGTACGAGAAGCACTACCCCGCGATCGACTACGACGTCCCGAAGTTTGACAGGGAGTACAACGTCCGGATCAGGATCCGGCCGGAACGCACCTGGGGGTTCTAG
- a CDS encoding DUF6328 family protein: protein MVEHTGETKNERLTRNVSELLQELRVAQAGVQILFGFLLTVVFTDEFHEASGFEKSVHLTAVLLTVCSTVLLTAPAAWHRLLFRTGNRERILTYGNRSVLIGLACLAAAITTTVALIAKVVFGPIAMTILGVVTAVLFVVMWFVVPKLIDRNGD from the coding sequence ATGGTCGAGCACACCGGAGAGACGAAGAACGAGCGCCTGACCCGCAACGTCAGTGAACTCCTGCAGGAGCTCCGGGTCGCGCAGGCCGGTGTCCAGATCCTCTTCGGGTTCCTGCTCACGGTGGTGTTCACCGACGAGTTCCACGAGGCGAGCGGGTTCGAGAAATCCGTTCACCTGACGGCGGTCCTGCTCACGGTCTGCTCGACGGTGCTGCTGACGGCGCCCGCCGCGTGGCACCGGCTGCTGTTCCGCACCGGGAACCGTGAGCGGATCCTCACCTACGGCAACCGGTCCGTCCTGATCGGGCTCGCCTGCCTCGCGGCCGCGATCACCACGACCGTCGCGCTCATCGCCAAGGTCGTCTTCGGCCCGATCGCGATGACGATCCTCGGCGTGGTGACGGCGGTGCTGTTCGTCGTCATGTGGTTCGTGGTGCCGAAGCTGATCGACCGCAACGGCGATTGA
- a CDS encoding LamG-like jellyroll fold domain-containing protein: MNDSSRRTFLRGAGLLGAGAAVSALPTLGAPAASASFGHHGPDAEDACFTLAVLPDTQYLFDADRGDPAPLDATLRYVTGGDENIVFLAHLGDLTENGQQGEFDQISRSFQHLDRRRFPYSTLAGNHDIESSTDDQRGRTPYLDAFGPRRQRGSRTFRGASPDGYNSHHVFRAGGREWLLLALDWRPSAGGLEWARSILARNPRLPAILTIHELVWADEAGQARLSEFGQKVWDELIDGNDQIFLTLNGHYWPPGRAVKRNKAGNDVHLHITNYQDRYYGGSAMIRLYRFDLTRNVIDVRTVSPWLADQAPRLNELQRQEIERTGPADYFSLEVDFDTRFAGFAPVAVPPARPAERQLIRGTVAYWRFEGRDGAPVSAVDGVRDLSGRGNDLVRVTLPGSAAETLRFSGEFSGRQPSRSSLRFDGGKKPARGAYLRTADSAPMNTETFARGYTVEAFVKLPEDFKDGKHSWAAIFGRQGSGGKAGKTGDDPGEPSATLSLSDGAAFQWAVFPVNQNGISTCWGHELTLKEWIHVAAVNDGRRTMLYVDGCPVLRNPKTAAAGIANPGGSWLIGAYAYDSIVEQAFHGWLGDVRVVGRALDPREFMLG, translated from the coding sequence GTGAACGACTCCTCCAGACGGACCTTCCTGCGCGGTGCGGGCCTGCTCGGCGCCGGTGCGGCGGTGTCCGCGTTGCCCACGCTCGGTGCCCCGGCGGCTTCCGCGTCCTTCGGCCATCACGGCCCCGACGCCGAAGACGCTTGCTTCACCCTCGCTGTCCTGCCCGACACCCAGTACCTCTTCGACGCCGACCGCGGCGATCCCGCGCCACTGGACGCCACGCTGCGGTACGTCACCGGCGGCGACGAGAACATCGTGTTCCTGGCGCATCTCGGCGATCTCACCGAGAACGGGCAGCAGGGCGAGTTCGACCAGATCAGCCGGTCTTTCCAGCATCTCGACCGGCGCCGGTTCCCGTACAGCACGCTGGCGGGCAACCACGACATCGAGTCCTCGACCGACGACCAGCGCGGCCGCACGCCGTACCTCGACGCGTTCGGCCCGCGGCGGCAACGGGGTTCGCGGACCTTCCGCGGCGCGAGCCCGGACGGCTACAACAGCCACCACGTGTTCCGCGCGGGTGGACGCGAGTGGCTGCTGCTCGCGCTCGACTGGCGGCCGTCGGCGGGCGGGCTGGAATGGGCGCGGTCGATCCTCGCGCGGAACCCGCGGCTCCCGGCGATCCTGACCATCCATGAATTGGTATGGGCCGACGAGGCCGGTCAGGCTCGGCTTTCCGAGTTCGGGCAGAAGGTGTGGGACGAGCTGATCGACGGGAACGACCAGATCTTCCTGACGCTCAACGGCCACTACTGGCCGCCTGGCCGCGCGGTGAAACGCAACAAGGCGGGCAACGACGTCCACCTGCACATCACCAACTACCAGGACCGCTACTACGGCGGCAGCGCGATGATCCGGCTCTACCGGTTCGACCTCACGCGGAACGTGATCGACGTCCGCACGGTCTCGCCGTGGCTCGCCGATCAGGCGCCGCGGCTGAACGAGTTGCAGCGGCAGGAGATCGAACGCACCGGCCCGGCGGACTACTTCAGCCTGGAGGTCGATTTCGACACGAGGTTCGCCGGTTTCGCCCCCGTCGCGGTCCCGCCCGCGCGGCCCGCCGAACGGCAGCTGATCCGGGGGACCGTGGCGTACTGGCGGTTCGAAGGCCGTGACGGCGCGCCCGTCAGCGCTGTCGATGGTGTCCGTGACCTGTCCGGCAGGGGGAACGACCTGGTCCGCGTGACCCTGCCCGGCAGCGCCGCCGAAACGCTGCGCTTCTCCGGTGAGTTCTCCGGACGGCAGCCCTCGAGGTCGAGTCTCCGGTTCGACGGCGGCAAGAAACCGGCTCGCGGCGCGTATCTGCGCACGGCGGACTCCGCGCCGATGAACACGGAGACGTTCGCGCGCGGCTACACCGTCGAGGCGTTCGTGAAACTGCCCGAGGATTTCAAGGACGGCAAGCATTCCTGGGCCGCGATCTTCGGCAGGCAGGGTTCCGGCGGCAAGGCGGGCAAGACCGGTGACGATCCCGGCGAGCCTTCGGCCACCCTGTCCCTTTCGGACGGTGCCGCGTTCCAGTGGGCGGTGTTCCCGGTGAACCAGAACGGGATCTCCACCTGCTGGGGCCACGAGCTGACACTGAAGGAATGGATCCATGTCGCCGCCGTCAACGACGGCAGGCGCACGATGCTCTACGTCGACGGGTGCCCGGTGCTGCGGAACCCGAAGACGGCGGCGGCGGGGATCGCGAATCCCGGTGGCTCTTGGCTGATCGGTGCCTACGCCTACGACTCGATCGTCGAGCAGGCGTTCCACGGCTGGCTCGGCGACGTCCGGGTGGTGGGGCGGGCTCTCGACCCGCGCGAGTTCATGCTCGGCTGA
- the helR gene encoding RNA polymerase recycling motor ATPase HelR, which translates to MSNQGYDEELRSEREYIESLYERLDTERTRVGEAYAGALRGEGFALSDREVSVSTKSREMARLRIADEGLCFGRLDALSGGRTYVGRIGLFDEGNDYEPLVLDWRAPASRAFYCATGASPEGMSRRRQFRTLGRRVLDFTDEVFGRPESAGERGDVALLAAVNAPRGEGMRDIVATIQAEQDEVIRLDHAGVVVVEGGPGTGKTAVALHRVAYLLYTKRERMERRGVLVVGPSSGFLDHIGRVLPSLGETSAVFATPGGLVAGLRTEREDPPAVQRLKGSLAIVDVLEAAVRDRQELPSEPEPIELDGVTVPLDAEVAAAAREVARDSGLLHNEAKAVFEREVVFALATRAVDRIGTGWLPKDDGHTRPEMLKNLRHDLEGSLGLGAVLDRLWPVLTPQRLLADLYASPERLRAAGADPALFREDASAWTVSDVPLLDEAVELLGWDGTAERRAEERRQLARKEYAERVLELIEVEEDHDDYEFALRPTDVVKAEDLAERFAKRDDRDLAERAAADREWTYGHVVVDEAQELSEMDWRVLMRRCPSRSFTVVGDLAQRRSPSGARSWDAMLSRYVADRWVYRKLTVNYRTPSEIMAVAASLLASFAPGVVPPESVRSCGVRPWARRLSEVDIAEAVAEFTREESGREGTAVVIGPPGVPGAIAPSAAKGLEYDAVLVVEPERILAEGPSGEAELYVALTRATQRLGVLYRGVLPKVLRGLDSGRRTPDAYLRCV; encoded by the coding sequence TTGTCAAATCAGGGGTACGACGAGGAATTGCGGTCCGAACGGGAGTACATCGAGTCGCTCTACGAGCGGCTGGACACCGAGCGCACGCGGGTCGGTGAGGCGTATGCCGGTGCCCTGCGGGGAGAAGGCTTCGCGCTCTCCGACAGGGAAGTCTCCGTCAGCACGAAATCCCGCGAGATGGCCAGGCTGAGGATCGCCGACGAAGGCCTTTGTTTCGGCCGTTTGGACGCCCTTTCGGGCGGGCGGACGTACGTCGGCCGGATCGGCCTTTTCGACGAAGGGAACGACTACGAACCTTTGGTGCTGGATTGGCGGGCACCGGCGTCGCGCGCGTTCTACTGCGCGACGGGCGCGTCCCCCGAAGGAATGTCTCGACGTCGTCAGTTCCGCACCCTCGGCCGCCGGGTCCTCGATTTCACCGACGAGGTCTTCGGCCGTCCGGAATCGGCGGGGGAACGGGGTGACGTCGCGCTGCTGGCCGCGGTCAACGCGCCACGTGGCGAGGGGATGCGGGACATCGTCGCGACCATCCAGGCCGAGCAGGACGAGGTCATCCGCCTCGACCACGCGGGCGTCGTCGTCGTGGAGGGCGGCCCCGGCACCGGCAAGACGGCGGTGGCGCTGCACCGGGTGGCGTATCTGCTGTACACGAAGCGGGAGCGCATGGAACGCCGCGGCGTGCTCGTCGTCGGGCCGAGCAGCGGCTTCCTCGACCACATCGGCCGTGTCCTGCCGTCGCTCGGCGAGACGAGCGCCGTGTTCGCGACGCCGGGCGGTCTCGTCGCCGGGCTGCGGACCGAACGCGAGGATCCGCCGGCGGTCCAGCGGCTCAAGGGTTCACTGGCGATCGTGGACGTGCTCGAGGCGGCGGTGCGGGATCGGCAGGAACTGCCGTCCGAGCCGGAGCCGATCGAGCTCGACGGCGTCACCGTGCCGCTCGACGCCGAGGTCGCGGCGGCCGCGCGCGAGGTGGCCAGGGACAGCGGCCTCCTGCACAACGAGGCGAAGGCCGTCTTCGAACGCGAGGTGGTCTTCGCACTCGCCACACGCGCTGTCGACCGGATCGGGACGGGTTGGCTGCCGAAGGACGACGGGCACACCCGTCCGGAGATGCTGAAGAACCTCCGACACGATCTGGAAGGCAGCTTGGGGCTCGGCGCGGTGCTCGATCGCCTCTGGCCGGTGCTGACACCGCAGCGGCTGCTCGCCGACCTCTACGCCTCGCCGGAGCGGTTGCGGGCGGCCGGGGCCGATCCGGCGCTGTTCCGCGAGGACGCGTCCGCGTGGACGGTGTCGGACGTGCCGCTGCTGGACGAAGCCGTCGAGCTGCTCGGCTGGGACGGCACCGCCGAGCGTCGGGCCGAAGAGCGGCGGCAGCTGGCACGGAAGGAATACGCCGAGCGGGTGCTGGAACTGATCGAGGTCGAGGAGGATCACGACGACTACGAGTTCGCGCTCCGGCCGACGGACGTGGTGAAAGCCGAGGACCTGGCGGAGCGTTTCGCCAAACGCGACGATCGGGATCTGGCCGAACGTGCCGCCGCCGACCGGGAATGGACCTATGGCCATGTCGTGGTCGACGAGGCGCAGGAACTGTCCGAAATGGACTGGCGGGTGCTGATGCGGCGCTGCCCGAGCCGGTCTTTCACCGTGGTCGGGGATCTGGCGCAGCGTCGTTCGCCGTCCGGTGCGCGGTCTTGGGACGCGATGCTCTCCCGGTACGTCGCCGACCGCTGGGTGTACCGGAAGCTGACCGTCAACTACCGGACGCCGTCGGAGATCATGGCGGTGGCGGCTTCGCTGCTGGCGAGCTTCGCCCCGGGTGTCGTGCCGCCGGAGTCGGTGCGTTCGTGCGGTGTGCGGCCGTGGGCCCGCCGACTGTCCGAAGTGGACATAGCGGAGGCCGTCGCGGAGTTCACCCGCGAGGAATCGGGGCGCGAGGGGACGGCGGTGGTCATCGGGCCGCCGGGGGTGCCGGGAGCGATCGCGCCGTCCGCGGCCAAAGGCCTGGAGTACGACGCCGTCCTGGTGGTGGAGCCGGAGCGGATCCTGGCGGAAGGCCCGAGCGGTGAGGCGGAACTGTACGTCGCGCTGACGCGGGCGACGCAACGGCTCGGGGTCTTGTATCGCGGGGTGTTGCCGAAGGTCCTCCGCGGTCTTGATTCCGGGCGGCGGACTCCGGACGCGTATCTGCGCTGTGTCTAG
- a CDS encoding fatty acid desaturase family protein yields MTATAPLDQPAKQGSDFAELSKLVKEAGLLDRRRGYYTVKIVLNLLAFAGGWVAFAHLGDSWWQLFLAAFFAMMFTQLSFIGHDAGHKQIFRGRKANDVTGFVHGGLTGLSYGWWIGTHTRHHANPNHEDEDPDVNLAALIFTKAQGTERRGFLRWMAKYQAFLFFPLLLLEGLNLHVSSVTAIFQRGFKRRKLESALMLAHVAAYLTAVFVVLSPGVGFAFIAVHQGLWGVYMGCSFAPNHKGMPTLSAGHELDFLRKQVLTSRNVRGGPVVDFALGGLNYQIEHHLFPSMARPNLKHAEVIVREFCAKRRIDHARCGWAASYGHVLRHLHEVGAPLRAR; encoded by the coding sequence ATGACCGCGACCGCACCCTTGGACCAACCCGCCAAACAGGGCAGCGACTTCGCCGAACTGTCCAAATTGGTCAAAGAAGCCGGCCTTCTCGACCGGCGGCGCGGGTACTACACGGTGAAGATCGTCTTGAACCTGCTCGCTTTCGCGGGCGGCTGGGTCGCGTTCGCACACCTCGGGGACTCCTGGTGGCAGCTGTTCCTCGCCGCTTTCTTCGCGATGATGTTCACGCAGCTGTCCTTCATCGGCCACGACGCGGGGCACAAGCAGATCTTCCGCGGCCGCAAGGCGAACGACGTCACCGGCTTCGTCCACGGTGGACTGACCGGGCTCAGCTACGGCTGGTGGATCGGCACGCACACCCGCCACCACGCCAACCCCAACCACGAGGACGAAGACCCGGACGTCAACCTCGCCGCGCTCATCTTCACCAAGGCCCAGGGCACCGAGCGGCGTGGTTTCCTGCGCTGGATGGCGAAATACCAGGCTTTCCTGTTCTTCCCGCTGCTGTTGCTGGAGGGCCTGAACCTGCACGTGTCGAGCGTGACGGCGATCTTCCAGCGCGGTTTCAAGCGGCGGAAGCTGGAGTCGGCGCTGATGCTCGCCCACGTCGCCGCGTACCTGACCGCGGTGTTCGTGGTTCTTTCGCCCGGGGTCGGCTTCGCCTTCATCGCCGTGCACCAAGGCCTTTGGGGCGTGTACATGGGCTGCTCGTTCGCCCCGAACCACAAGGGCATGCCGACGCTGTCGGCCGGGCACGAACTCGACTTCCTGCGCAAGCAGGTGCTCACCTCACGCAACGTGCGCGGCGGGCCGGTCGTGGACTTCGCCCTCGGCGGGCTCAACTACCAGATCGAGCACCATCTCTTCCCGAGTATGGCGCGGCCGAACCTCAAGCACGCTGAGGTGATCGTGCGGGAGTTCTGCGCGAAACGCCGCATCGACCACGCGCGATGCGGCTGGGCGGCGTCGTACGGACACGTGCTCCGGCATCTGCACGAGGTCGGGGCGCCGCTGCGCGCGAGGTGA
- a CDS encoding dihydrodipicolinate synthase family protein — protein MPVGSLSRFDERKRRLAGVVAIPVTPFDAAGAVDPEAYGRLVERVIDGGIDVVTPNGNTGEFYALDEAEARHCLELTVEAVTGRASVVAGVGHDVRTAIGAARHAREAGAELIMIHQPVHPYVSAEGWVEYHRAIAAAVPELGVVLYVRDQSIDGGRLARLADAAPNVIGVKYAVPDPVRFASVARDAGLARFVWIAGLAELSAPAYFAVGATGFTSGLVNVAPSLSLELFRALRDGDFRGAMARWERVRPFEEMRAADGNANNVSVVKEALAQLGFCRSDVRPPSRQLTGGERGRVAAVLEEWGLR, from the coding sequence ATGCCAGTGGGCTCGCTTTCCCGGTTCGACGAGCGGAAACGGCGGCTGGCCGGGGTGGTGGCCATCCCGGTCACCCCGTTCGACGCCGCCGGCGCCGTGGATCCGGAGGCCTACGGGCGGCTCGTCGAGCGGGTGATCGACGGCGGCATCGACGTCGTGACGCCGAACGGGAACACCGGCGAGTTCTACGCGCTGGACGAGGCCGAGGCGCGGCACTGCCTCGAGCTGACGGTCGAGGCAGTGACCGGGCGGGCGAGCGTGGTCGCCGGTGTCGGGCACGACGTGAGGACGGCGATCGGCGCGGCGCGGCACGCGCGGGAGGCGGGCGCCGAGCTGATCATGATCCACCAGCCGGTGCACCCGTACGTCTCGGCGGAGGGCTGGGTCGAGTACCACCGCGCCATCGCGGCGGCGGTGCCGGAACTGGGTGTCGTGCTGTACGTGCGCGACCAGTCGATCGACGGCGGGCGGCTGGCCCGGCTCGCCGACGCCGCCCCGAACGTCATCGGGGTGAAGTACGCCGTGCCGGATCCGGTGCGCTTCGCCTCGGTGGCGCGGGACGCGGGGCTCGCTCGCTTCGTGTGGATCGCCGGGCTGGCGGAGCTGTCCGCGCCGGCTTACTTCGCCGTCGGCGCGACCGGGTTCACGTCGGGGCTGGTGAACGTCGCGCCGTCGCTCTCGCTGGAGCTGTTCCGCGCGCTGCGGGACGGTGACTTCCGCGGCGCGATGGCCCGCTGGGAACGCGTCCGGCCCTTCGAAGAGATGCGGGCCGCGGACGGGAACGCCAACAACGTGAGCGTCGTGAAAGAAGCCTTGGCACAACTGGGTTTCTGCCGCTCCGACGTACGCCCGCCGAGCCGCCAGCTGACCGGTGGCGAACGGGGCCGGGTCGCCGCGGTCCTCGAAGAATGGGGACTGCGCTAG
- a CDS encoding superoxide dismutase family protein yields MRPVPVLALVLSTAALALTSGAGPATASPGSRVHVITAKSGLTIYKPELVPPGARAHVFGLTSKAYGTSTAVLVTGLLPNREYGAHAHTKPCGATGDLAGPHYQNVEDPVKPSVDPAYANPRNEIWLDLTTDASGRGASVSKVDWTFTDRRANSIVIHETHTHTDPGHAGTAGARLACVTVGF; encoded by the coding sequence ATGCGCCCCGTCCCCGTGCTAGCCCTAGTCCTGTCCACGGCCGCTTTGGCCCTTACTTCCGGCGCCGGGCCGGCCACCGCCTCCCCCGGATCCCGCGTGCACGTCATCACCGCCAAGAGCGGCCTCACGATCTACAAACCGGAACTGGTCCCGCCCGGCGCCCGCGCGCACGTCTTCGGGTTGACCTCGAAGGCCTACGGGACCTCGACAGCGGTCCTCGTGACCGGCCTGCTGCCCAACCGTGAATACGGCGCGCACGCGCACACCAAACCGTGTGGCGCCACCGGCGATCTCGCCGGCCCGCACTACCAGAACGTCGAAGACCCGGTGAAACCCTCGGTGGATCCGGCCTATGCCAATCCCCGCAACGAGATCTGGCTCGACCTCACCACCGACGCCTCCGGCCGCGGCGCCTCCGTGTCCAAAGTGGACTGGACGTTCACGGACCGCCGGGCCAATTCGATCGTGATCCACGAAACGCATACGCACACCGACCCGGGTCACGCCGGGACGGCGGGTGCCCGGCTGGCCTGTGTGACGGTCGGTTTCTAG
- the lysA gene encoding diaminopimelate decarboxylase, producing MTLSELLPSLGCEAADHLEPGVWPRSTRLGSGGELLFAGAPVSHLAARFGTPAYLLDEDEVRQNARAYRRALPDAEVAYASKALCTRAVLRWVAEEGLSLDTCSAGEIAVARSVGFPAERILLHGNAKTPEDLKAALSYGVRRIVVDSLDEIEQLGALATGAQQVLIRVTPDVAAGTHAAITTGTEGQKFGFSLREEVRDNLGRAVSAVLAQPGLRLAGLHCHIGSQVSRVDFYEQAARKMIGVLVRLRETHGVTLRELDLGGGHAVRYLPGDTGFDIDGYVRRLRVALAYECTSHAFPPPKLTIEPGRAIVGPAGITVYRVCAVKRGSRTFVAVDGGMSDNARPALYGAAYTARLIGRRSRAARRPMTVVGRHCESGDVLADGLALPDDVHPGDLLAVPCTGAYHHSLASNYNLVGRPPVVGVSRGTATLLVRRETEEDLLKRDLG from the coding sequence GTGACGCTCAGCGAGCTCCTTCCCAGCCTCGGCTGCGAGGCCGCCGACCACCTCGAACCGGGGGTCTGGCCGCGGAGCACCCGGCTCGGATCCGGCGGGGAACTGCTGTTCGCCGGCGCGCCGGTTTCGCACCTCGCCGCGAGGTTCGGCACACCGGCGTACCTGCTCGACGAGGACGAGGTCCGGCAGAACGCCCGCGCGTACCGCCGGGCGCTGCCGGACGCCGAGGTGGCGTACGCGAGCAAGGCGCTCTGCACCCGCGCGGTCCTGCGCTGGGTCGCGGAGGAAGGGCTTTCACTCGACACCTGTTCGGCGGGTGAGATCGCGGTCGCGCGGTCGGTCGGTTTCCCCGCCGAGCGGATCCTGCTGCACGGCAACGCGAAGACCCCCGAAGACCTCAAGGCCGCGTTGTCCTACGGCGTCCGCCGGATCGTGGTGGACTCACTCGACGAGATCGAACAGCTCGGGGCGCTCGCCACCGGCGCGCAGCAAGTGCTGATCCGCGTCACACCCGACGTCGCGGCCGGCACGCACGCGGCGATCACCACCGGCACCGAAGGGCAGAAGTTCGGCTTCTCGCTGCGTGAAGAGGTTCGCGACAACCTCGGCCGGGCCGTCTCCGCCGTACTCGCGCAGCCGGGGCTCCGCCTGGCCGGGCTGCACTGCCACATCGGTTCGCAGGTGTCCCGTGTGGACTTCTACGAGCAGGCCGCCCGGAAGATGATCGGGGTGCTCGTCCGGCTCCGCGAGACCCACGGCGTCACGCTGCGGGAACTGGACCTCGGCGGCGGGCACGCCGTCCGCTATCTGCCCGGCGACACGGGTTTCGACATCGACGGTTATGTGCGTCGTCTGCGTGTCGCACTAGCCTATGAATGCACGTCACACGCCTTCCCCCCGCCGAAACTGACGATCGAACCCGGCCGCGCGATCGTCGGCCCGGCGGGTATCACCGTGTACCGGGTCTGCGCGGTGAAACGCGGTTCGCGCACCTTCGTCGCCGTCGACGGCGGGATGAGCGACAACGCTCGGCCCGCGCTCTACGGGGCGGCGTACACCGCGCGCCTGATCGGCAGGCGCAGCCGCGCGGCGAGGCGGCCGATGACGGTGGTCGGACGGCACTGCGAATCGGGCGACGTCCTCGCGGACGGGCTCGCGCTGCCCGACGACGTCCATCCGGGCGATCTGCTGGCCGTCCCGTGCACCGGGGCATACCACCACTCGCTCGCGTCGAATTACAACCTCGTCGGCAGGCCGCCGGTCGTCGGCGTCTCACGCGGTACCGCGACCCTGCTGGTCCGGCGCGAAACCGAGGAAGACCTGCTGAAACGCGACCTCGGCTGA
- a CDS encoding Lrp/AsnC family transcriptional regulator, with product MGDEPRAQMEQRTPRGLDNTDRTLIALLQVDGRASFTALAKAVGLSEGAVRQRVQRLLRDETMQIVAVTDPANVGLGRQAMVGIRVQGDPRAVSDQLSGLPDVHYVVLTAGSFDLLAEVACRDDEHLLSVLNDDIRPIPGVISTETLVYLKLAKQTYAWGNLTR from the coding sequence ATGGGTGACGAACCACGCGCGCAGATGGAGCAGCGCACACCTAGAGGTTTGGACAATACCGATCGCACTCTGATCGCTCTACTGCAAGTCGACGGGCGGGCCTCGTTCACGGCACTGGCCAAGGCCGTCGGTCTGTCGGAGGGCGCCGTACGGCAGCGCGTCCAACGACTGTTGCGGGACGAGACGATGCAGATAGTCGCGGTCACGGATCCGGCGAACGTCGGGCTCGGCCGTCAGGCGATGGTCGGGATCAGAGTCCAAGGCGATCCGCGAGCTGTCTCCGACCAGCTCTCCGGATTGCCGGACGTCCATTACGTCGTGCTCACGGCAGGTAGCTTCGACTTGCTCGCCGAGGTCGCCTGCCGCGACGACGAACATCTGTTGAGTGTGCTGAACGACGACATCCGGCCCATCCCGGGTGTCATCAGCACCGAGACGTTGGTCTACTTGAAACTCGCAAAACAGACATATGCCTGGGGCAACCTGACTCGGTAG
- a CDS encoding DMT family transporter, producing MEGQVSSNPPDRTWLVAVAAALWGTDGLLRLPLAEALPAATVVFWEHLLVVAVLSPLVPGAFRALRRVGPREWLAVLAIGGGSSALATAMFTAAFKMGDPVTPLVLQKLQPVFAVLAAYFVLRERVRPGYAFFAIPALLGAWLLAFKDPLNIQVAAAKAALLAIGAAALWAAGTVLGRLLSTELAPKEVTTLRFTVGLPVAAGIVAFQGGGFAVGWDNALGLVLLALVPGLLALSLYYVGLRSTPAARATLAELAFPVTAAVIGVSFLNAHLSGTQWLGLAVVVVSVTSLGWHEKVRRQPMVLEPPHGRAHRRDEERAPDPQRQ from the coding sequence ATGGAAGGACAAGTGAGTAGCAACCCTCCGGATCGCACTTGGCTGGTCGCGGTCGCGGCCGCGCTTTGGGGCACAGACGGACTTCTGCGGCTTCCGCTCGCCGAGGCACTCCCGGCGGCCACGGTCGTCTTCTGGGAGCACTTGCTGGTGGTGGCCGTCCTGAGCCCGCTCGTCCCGGGAGCCTTCCGCGCGCTGCGCCGGGTCGGGCCGCGGGAATGGCTGGCCGTACTCGCCATCGGCGGCGGTTCTTCCGCCCTCGCGACGGCGATGTTCACCGCCGCCTTCAAAATGGGCGACCCCGTGACGCCGTTGGTGCTCCAGAAGCTTCAGCCGGTTTTCGCCGTTCTGGCGGCATATTTCGTACTCCGTGAGCGGGTCCGCCCGGGGTACGCCTTCTTCGCGATCCCGGCGCTGCTGGGCGCTTGGCTGCTGGCGTTCAAGGATCCGCTGAACATCCAGGTCGCCGCCGCGAAGGCGGCGCTGCTGGCGATCGGCGCGGCCGCGTTGTGGGCGGCGGGGACGGTGCTCGGCAGGCTGCTCTCCACCGAACTGGCGCCGAAGGAGGTCACCACCCTGCGCTTCACCGTCGGGCTCCCGGTCGCGGCGGGGATCGTGGCGTTCCAGGGCGGCGGGTTCGCGGTCGGCTGGGACAACGCGCTCGGCCTCGTCCTGCTCGCGCTGGTCCCCGGTCTGCTGGCGCTGAGCCTCTACTACGTGGGCCTGCGGTCGACCCCGGCCGCCAGGGCGACGCTGGCGGAGCTGGCGTTCCCTGTCACCGCGGCCGTTATCGGCGTATCGTTCCTGAACGCGCATTTGTCCGGTACCCAGTGGCTCGGCCTCGCCGTCGTGGTCGTATCGGTGACTTCGCTCGGCTGGCATGAAAAGGTCAGGCGTCAACCGATGGTCTTGGAGCCGCCGCATGGTCGAGCACACCGGAGAGACGAAGAACGAGCGCCTGACCCGCAACGTCAGTGA
- a CDS encoding heme-degrading domain-containing protein: protein MSDDTLAVLAAQEERLVFSRFDNETALKLGIHLLTAARDRALPVTVSVRRGGQRLFHAALPGTSADNDAWIDRKSRVVDRYGHSSFLVGEQFRAKGTTFEADSRLNPDLYAAHGGVFPVLVDGVGPVGTVGVSGLPQAEDHAFVVEQLEAFLAGLS from the coding sequence ATGAGCGATGACACCCTGGCCGTCCTGGCCGCGCAGGAGGAGCGCCTGGTCTTCAGCCGATTCGACAACGAGACCGCGCTGAAGCTGGGCATCCACCTGCTCACGGCGGCACGGGACCGCGCCCTTCCGGTGACGGTCTCCGTGCGCCGCGGCGGGCAGCGCCTGTTCCACGCGGCGCTGCCGGGCACCTCGGCCGACAACGACGCGTGGATCGACCGCAAGAGCCGCGTCGTCGACCGCTACGGGCACAGCTCGTTCCTCGTCGGCGAGCAGTTCCGCGCGAAGGGCACGACGTTCGAGGCCGACTCTCGCCTCAACCCGGATCTGTACGCCGCCCACGGCGGCGTGTTCCCGGTGCTCGTCGACGGCGTGGGGCCGGTCGGCACCGTCGGGGTCTCGGGTCTACCGCAGGCCGAGGATCACGCCTTCGTCGTCGAGCAACTGGAAGCCTTTCTCGCCGGACTGTCCTAA